The Scyliorhinus canicula chromosome 13, sScyCan1.1, whole genome shotgun sequence genome contains a region encoding:
- the LOC119975847 gene encoding E3 ubiquitin-protein ligase TRIM39-like, translating into MLDVINPVSVTLDVETANPWLEVSEDLKSLRRTGTQRSLPDTRKRFTHWPCVLGSAGFTSGIHYWEVEVTGNRGWSLGVAAESVERKGWVSLTPETGFWTIEWDDDQFYINSSPESRLPVGQIPGKVGVYLSYESGTVSFYNVDTKSHLHTFTGNKFTEKLYPFFRTLDENQFLRICSGSDPDRERGGAWGGDIITDITRSGVGGQKSLLTTGCTK; encoded by the exons ATGCTGGATGTCATTAACCCTG tctctgtgacCCTGGATGTGGAAACGGCAAATCCCTGGCTCGAGGTGTCTGAGGATCTGAAGAGTTTGAGACGGACCGGGACCCAGAGGAGTCTCCCTGACACCAGGAAGAGGTTTACACACTGGCCCTGTGTGCTGGGATCAGCGGGATTCACATCGGGGATACATtactgggaggtggaggtgacgGGGAATCGGGGCTGGAGTCTGGGAGTAGCCGCAGAGTCTGTggagaggaagggctgggtcagtctgaCCCCTGAGACTGGATTCTGGACCATTGAGTGGGATGATGATCAGTTTTATATCAACTCCTCTCCTGAATCCCGTCTCCCTGTCGGTCAGATCCCCGGGAAGGTGGGAGTTTATCTCAGTTATGAGTCTGGGACAGTTTCATTTTACAACGTGGACACCAAGTCCCATCTCCACACCTTCACTGGGAATAAATTCACTGAGAAACTTTATCCTTTCTTCAGGACTTTGGATGAAAACCAGTTTCTGAGAATCTGCTCCGGTTCTGATCCTGATCGGGAAAGGGGTGGGGCCTGGGGTGGTGACATCATCACTGACATCACAAGGTCAGGGGTCGGGGGTCAGAAATCACTCTTGACAACAGGTTGTACTAAATGA